A DNA window from Aureibaculum sp. 2308TA14-22 contains the following coding sequences:
- a CDS encoding thymidine kinase, with product MFLENTVNQAEQFGWIEVICGSMFSGKTEELIRRLKRAQFAKQKVEIFKPEVDKRYDDDNVVSHDANEIRSTPVPAAANIRILANDVDVVGIDEAQFFDDEIVAVCNDLANRGVRVIIAGLDMDFKGNPFGPMPALMATAEYVTKVHAVCTKTGNLAHYSHRKVKNDKVVFLGETEEYEPLSRAAYYKEMIQEKVKHIEVKDAEKITPKSK from the coding sequence ATGTTTCTCGAAAATACGGTAAATCAGGCAGAACAATTTGGTTGGATTGAGGTAATCTGTGGTTCTATGTTTTCGGGTAAAACGGAAGAATTAATACGCAGATTAAAAAGAGCACAGTTTGCTAAACAAAAAGTTGAGATTTTTAAACCAGAAGTAGATAAGCGTTATGATGATGATAATGTGGTCTCGCACGATGCCAACGAAATCCGTTCAACACCTGTGCCCGCAGCTGCAAATATCAGGATTTTGGCTAATGATGTTGACGTAGTTGGTATAGATGAAGCACAGTTCTTTGATGATGAGATCGTAGCCGTTTGTAACGATTTAGCCAATAGGGGTGTTAGGGTTATTATTGCTGGTTTAGATATGGATTTTAAAGGAAATCCTTTTGGACCTATGCCGGCACTTATGGCTACAGCTGAGTATGTTACCAAAGTACATGCGGTATGCACTAAAACAGGTAATTTAGCCCATTATAGTCATAGAAAGGTAAAAAATGATAAGGTTGTATTTCTTGGGGAAACAGAAGAATATGAGCCTTTGAGCAGAGCTGCTTATTATAAAGAAATGATTCAGGAGAAAGTAAAGCATATAGAAGTAAAAGATGCAGAAAAAATTACACCTAAATCAAAATAG
- the alr gene encoding alanine racemase has translation MAQVQETVLEIDLNALQHNFEYLKSKLKEKTKTLAVVKAFGYGTDACIVAKHLEKLNVDYFAVAYVNEGVALREAGIKTPILVLHPQVVNFKTLINYCLEPNLYCKQVLEAFEEIAKTENQKDYPIHIKFNSGLNRLGFSEDDTNDVIDILNETNAIKVASIFSHLAASEDLKEKEFSERQIEVFEEIIEKFKSNLNYQPLSHMANTSGILNYPETHFDMVRMGIGLYGFANDEEFTKQFRNVASLKSIISQIHTIKKGQSVGYNRAYKAEKKIKTATIPIGHADGIHRAFGNGKGYVHINGVKAPIVGNVCMDMLMVNVSNINCEEGDEVIIFDNQETVNDLSISINTIPYEILTAISRRVRRIVK, from the coding sequence ATGGCTCAAGTTCAAGAAACTGTTTTAGAAATTGATTTAAATGCTCTTCAGCATAATTTTGAATACCTAAAGTCAAAGCTTAAAGAGAAAACAAAGACTCTAGCAGTTGTTAAGGCTTTTGGTTACGGTACTGATGCCTGTATCGTTGCCAAACATTTAGAAAAGCTAAATGTAGATTATTTTGCTGTAGCTTACGTTAATGAAGGTGTTGCTTTACGAGAGGCTGGAATAAAAACTCCCATTCTAGTCTTACACCCACAAGTTGTAAATTTTAAAACGCTTATAAATTACTGTTTAGAGCCCAACTTATACTGCAAACAGGTGTTAGAAGCTTTTGAAGAAATAGCTAAAACTGAGAATCAAAAAGATTATCCTATACATATCAAATTCAATTCAGGTTTAAATAGATTAGGGTTTTCTGAAGATGACACTAATGATGTTATTGATATATTAAATGAAACAAATGCTATAAAAGTAGCCTCAATCTTCTCGCATTTGGCAGCCAGTGAAGATTTGAAGGAAAAAGAATTTTCTGAACGTCAAATTGAGGTCTTTGAAGAAATTATTGAAAAATTTAAATCAAATCTAAATTATCAACCACTGTCTCATATGGCGAACACTTCAGGAATTTTAAATTATCCTGAAACTCATTTTGATATGGTCAGAATGGGAATTGGTTTATACGGTTTTGCCAATGATGAAGAATTTACCAAACAGTTTAGGAATGTAGCTTCTTTAAAATCGATTATTTCTCAGATTCATACCATAAAAAAAGGGCAATCTGTTGGATATAACAGAGCTTATAAAGCTGAAAAAAAAATAAAAACTGCAACAATACCAATAGGCCATGCCGATGGAATTCATAGAGCATTTGGGAATGGTAAAGGATATGTTCACATTAACGGGGTCAAAGCTCCAATCGTTGGTAATGTTTGTATGGATATGCTTATGGTAAATGTGAGTAACATAAATTGTGAAGAAGGAGATGAAGTGATAATTTTTGACAATCAGGAAACCGTAAACGATTTAAGTATAAGCATAAATACTATTCCGTACGAGATTTTGACCGCAATTTCCCGAAGGGTGAGAAGAATTGTTAAGTAA
- the mscL gene encoding large conductance mechanosensitive channel protein MscL, giving the protein MLKEFKNFIMTGNVIDFAVAVILAGAVGLVVNGFVNDIIMPIVGHFAGGMDFAAMKHVLSPAELAADGTVVKAENTIRYGAWINTIINLIIVGFVMFMMVKAYNKTKAPVEEAPAGPSQEDLLAEIRDLLKK; this is encoded by the coding sequence ATGTTAAAAGAGTTCAAGAATTTTATTATGACCGGCAACGTTATTGATTTTGCCGTTGCTGTTATTTTAGCAGGTGCTGTTGGCCTTGTGGTTAACGGATTTGTAAATGACATTATTATGCCTATTGTTGGTCATTTTGCCGGCGGAATGGATTTTGCCGCTATGAAACATGTTTTATCTCCGGCGGAATTAGCTGCAGATGGTACGGTAGTTAAGGCTGAAAATACCATAAGATATGGTGCATGGATCAACACAATTATCAATTTAATTATTGTTGGCTTTGTAATGTTTATGATGGTAAAGGCATACAATAAGACGAAAGCCCCAGTAGAAGAAGCTCCTGCAGGTCCATCTCAAGAAGATCTTTTGGCAGAAATCAGAGATTTATTGAAAAAATAA